A part of Arachis hypogaea cultivar Tifrunner chromosome 12, arahy.Tifrunner.gnm2.J5K5, whole genome shotgun sequence genomic DNA contains:
- the LOC112730081 gene encoding uncharacterized protein, whose translation MPKQKKYKNLLKAAAANSSQDKSIAAANSSRDKSAASNASQVKSVAAANSSRDKSAAATNSSRDKSAEAANSSRNKSAAASTAVASSSQDKSAASNSSEPSSVAPTISEHPSEPKRKRGRESRHYWTVDAIDEYENSTRLHLLVKDVHNLPEGLRIVVNFDRQHAAIGEAAGLLAGVCGQLATDCVAFPISFDKWSDIPESFFENQWNIFFQARFCFKVCDSLAKRFLLQSLGKKWREHRIKLWNEFYDPRLSKTEIINNTPEDIALDQWALFVEYRLKPETQNLCKRNQEIWQKQIIPHTSGAKSIARRRAELTEETGKEVSRVQMWDITHKKIDGSYVNEKAKEIAEKIEAYSSQQAVESTVNSPLDALGVVLGKEHPGRVRGLGMGVVPTVAFKNNTTRISQMNLGSSNDAGTSTTCGPNVQEELDTVKAQLQALVSYIASKEGGKIPVELARMFPTQQISQGLDQESEIPSPRELGSRSSGASNKEA comes from the exons ATGCCAAAGCAAAAGAAGTACAAGAATCTACTTAAAGCAGCAGCTGCAAATTCTTCACAAGACAAGTCAATAGCAGCTGCAAATTCATCCCGAGACAAGTCGGCAGCTTCAAATGCATCACAAGTCAAGTCCGTAGCAGCTGCAAATTCCTCCCGAGACAAGTCGGCAGCAGCTACAAATTCCTCCCGAGACAAGTCGGCAGAAGCTGCAAATTCCTCCCGGAACAAGTCAGCAGCAGCT TCGACAGCAGTTGCAAGTTCCTCCCAAGACAAGTCGGCAGCTTCAAATTCTTCTGAGCCATCATCAGTTGCTCCAACTATATCTGAGCATCCATCCGAACCTAAACGTAAACGTGGGCGTGAATCTAGGCATTACTGGACTGTTGATGCCATAG atGAATATGAAAATAGTACACGCCTTCATTTATTAGTGAAGGATGTGCATAATTTGCCAGAAGGTTTGCGCATAGTTGTCAATTTTGATAGACAACATGCAGCAATAGGAGAAGCAGCCGGACTCCTTGCAGGAGTTTGTGGGCAATTGGCCACTGATTGTGTAGCATTTCCAATCAGTTTTGATAAGTGGTCAGACATTCCAGAGagcttttttgaaaatcaatggaATATTTTTTTCCAA GCTCGATTTTGCTTCAAAGTGTGTGATAGCTTGGCCAAACGATTTCTGCTCCAATCGCTTGGCAAAAAATGGAGGGAACATAGGATAAAGCTTTGGAATGAGTTTTATGATCCGAGGTTGAGTAAAACCGAGATCATAAATAATACACCAGAAGATATTGCTCTTGATCAATGGGCTTTATTCGTAGAATATCGTTTGAAGCCTGAAACTCAG AATCTTTGTAAGAGGAATCAAGAAATTTGGCAAAAACAAATAATTCCTCATACTTCAGGTGCTAAATCAATTGCAAGAAGAAGGGCTGAATTG ACGGAAGAGACGGGAAAAGAAGTTAGTAGGGTTCAAATGTGGGATATCACTCACAAGAAAATAGATGGAAGTTATGTTAATGAAAAGGCTAAAGAAATAGCG gaGAAGATTGAAGCATATAGTAGTCAACAAGCGGTGGAATCAACCGTTAATTCTCCTCTTGATGCTCTTGGAGTAGTTCTTGGGAAAGAGCACCCTGGTCGTGTTCGAGGTTTAGGCATGGGAGTTGTTCCAACAGTTGCTTTCAAGAACAACACTACAAGAATTAGTCAAATGAATTTAGGTTCTTCAAATGATGCTGGCACATCAACTACTTGTGGTCCAAATGTGCAAGAAGAGTTGGATACTGTTAAAGCGCAATTGCAAGCACTAGTATCCTATATTGCTTCTAAGGAAGGAGGAAAAATTCCAGTGGAATTGGCTAGAATGTTCCCTACTCAACAAATTTCACAG ggaTTAGATCAAGAGAGTGAGATTCCATCACCAAGAGAGTTAGGAAGTAGGTCTTCTGGAGCGAGCAACAAAGAAGCATGA
- the LOC112727460 gene encoding uncharacterized protein gives MKPTSLILSMIIPGEKMPGNNIDVYLQPLIKDLKELWYDGVQTLDRFKNEMFTLRAALMWTISDFPGLSNLSGWNVHSKYACPTCNFNTDSYRLKHGGKWCFLGHRRFLERGHKFRLSRAKFNGKVELRDPPAVLTGSEILEQLEGINVSFGKELQESKGKRIRRKVVEEDDESGMWRKKSIFFDLPYWESNLLRHNLDVMHIEKNVCDNVLYTLLNETGRSKDNLKARKDLKEMGIRKDLWPDENGRYHPSLFTMSNSMKDIFLRTIKNIRVPDGLSSNISRCVDLKQRKLSGLKSHDCQVLMQQLLPIAIRNVLPDKVTAVLIELSSFFQQLCSKSLSLTELEKLQPRIILTLCHLEMLFPPSFFTIMVHLTCHLVDEAKLGGPVHYRWMYPIERYLGHLKSYVRNKAKSEGSIAEGYVAEEALTFCSRYLEGIETRFNRPPRVDDRPDDNCSTHVDSLFPQMGNSKGAFTVFELSPMEKKQAHRYVVLNCPYVKPFIDDFKDFVRRRSKGRRPSNVEIEKKVNKDFVTWLPAQLMNPDIMNTVHEDLRYLARGPSRYAKRFSTFSINGFSFRTTNRDKGLKTQNSGVFLISSTPCVASASDADVRNADLSYYGKLEDIIELNYNGRFRVTLFKCKWADTTRERGCRKDNWGFTSVNFSRVIHSGDREEDDPYIEASQARMVYFVNDEVNKDWSVVVHLKPRDSYDMGGNEDDEACENEPWLEQNLDSLFENGDNLSLLREEVDDELLDNDIGEDEHMSE, from the exons ATGAAGCCAACATCACTTATCTTGTCAATGATTATTCCTGGAGAGAAAATGCCGGGGAACAACATAGACGTATACTTACAACCTCTTATTAAAGATTTAAAAGAGTTGTGGTATGATGGTGTTCAAACATTAGATAGGTTCAAGAATGAAATGTTTACATTGCGAGCAGCATTAATGTGGACAATTAGTGATTTTCCAGGCCTTAGTAACTTATCTGGGTGGAATGTACACAGTAAATATGCTTGTCCTACATGTAACTTCAACACTgattcatatagattaaagcatggTGGAAAATGGTGTTTTTTGGGGCATCGCCGTTTCTTAGAAAGGGGTCATAAGTTTAGGCTAAGTCGTGCAAAATTTAATGGAAAAGTTGAGTTGAGGGATCCCCCAGCAGTACTAACAGggtcagaaatattagaacaactTGAAGGAATCAATGTTTCATTTGGGAAGGAACTACAAGAAAGTAAAGGTAAGAGGATTCGACGAAAAGTtgttgaagaagatgatgaatcggGGATGTGGAGGAAGAAAAGCATATTTTTTGATCTTCCTTATTGGGAGTCTAACTTATTGCGCCATAATCTAGATGTTATGCACATTGAAAAGAATGTTTGCGACAATGTGTTATACACTTTGCTCAATGAGACTGGAAGGTCAAAGGATAATCTCAAAGCTCGTAAGGATCTTAAAGAAATGGGTATAAGGAAAGATTTATGGCCAGATGAAAATGGGAGATATCATCCATCTTTGTTCACAATGTCAAATTCCATGAAAGATATATTCTTGCGTACTATAAAGAATATTAGAGTACCAGATGGTCTCTCGAGTAATATTTCACGGTGTGTTGACCTGAAGCAAAGAAAGCTTTCTGGATTGAAGAGCCATGATTGCCAGGTTCTTATGCAGCAACTATTACCCATTGCCATACGTAATGTGCTACCAGATAAAGTTACTGCAGTGCTAATAGAGTTGTCTTCATTCTTTCAACAGTTGTGCTCTAAAAGCTTAAGTCTTACAGAACTTGAGAAGCTCCAACCTCGAATAATCCTTACCCTTTGTCATTTAGAAATGTtgttccctccttctttctttacAATCATGGTTCATTTAACCTGTCATCTAGTTGATGAAGCAAAACTCGGAGGACCAGTACACTATAGGTGGATGTATCCTATTGAGAG GTATTTAGGTCATTTGAAGTCCTATGTACGAAACAAAGCTAAATCAGAAGGTTCTATAGCTGAGGGATACGTGGCTGAAGAAGCTCTTACATTTTGCTCTCGATACTTAGAAGGGATTGAGACAAGATTTAATAGGCCACCACGTGTTGATGATCGTCCGGATGATAATTGCAGTACACATGTGGATTCTCTTTTTCCACAAATGGGGAACTCAAAGGGAGCTTTCACAGTATTTGAGTTGTCACCTATGGAAAAAAAACAAGCACATCGATATGTGGTTTTAAATTGTCCATATGTCAAACCGTTCATTGA TGACTTCAAAGATTTTGTACGAAGACGATCTAAGGGTAGAAGGCCTTCAAATGTAGAGATAGAAAAAAAAGTCAATAAAGATTTTGTTACTTGGCTTCCTGCGCAG CTTATGAACCCAGATATTATGAATACTGTGCATGAGGATTTGAGATACTTAGCAAGGGGTCCATCACGATATGCCAAGAGGTTTTCTACATTTAGTATTAATGGGTTCTCCTTTCGAACTACCAATCGAGACAAAGGGTTAAAGACCCAGAATAGTGGAGTTTTTTTAATATCTTCAACTCCTTGTGTTGCTAGCGCTAGTGATGCTGATGTTAGGAATGCTGATTTGTCATATTATGGCAAACTAGAAGATATTATAGAACTAAACTACAATGGCCGATTTCGGGTTACTTTATTCAAATGTAAATGGGCTGACACCACTAGAGAACGGGGCTGTAGAAAGGATAATTGGGGTTTTACTTCTGTTAATTTTTCACGAGTAATACACAGTGGTGACCGAGAGGAGGATGATCCATATATTGAAGCCTCACAAGCTCGAATGGTGTATTTTGTCAATGATGAAGTGAATAAAGATTGGAGTGTTGTCGTGCATTTGAAGCCAAGAGATTCATATGATATGGGCGGAAATGAAGATGATGAAGCATGCGAGAATGAGCCATGGTTAGAGCAAAACTTAGATTCTTTATTTGAAAATGGTGATAATCTATCATTGTTAAGAGAAGAGGTAGATGATGAACTACTAGATAATGACATTGGAGAAGACGAACACATGTCAGAATAA
- the LOC112727461 gene encoding uncharacterized protein: MSIDKSWIGKPRTTHEYKDGLNKFLDFAFEHRSLAGRQIKCPCPVCGFGKWQTREKVFEHLIVKPFPENYKVWYWHGEEVVGVGSQVHQTSHIVQDDSTSQHPMVTMLNDAFGAAGPDLNVDGDGDEDNIEDGDGDNAANEEHNGENVEFYKLLEDGNEQLYEGCTKYSKLSFLISLYHIKCLYRISDKAMTEILKLLKDAFGNAKISNTFYEAKKTINKLGLNYTKIPACPNDCMLYWGEDEDLQECKRCKTSKWSDSKKKKPAKILRYFPLKPRLQRLFMCSKTAQSMQWHASAEKKDSKMRHPRDSEAWKTFDLLHDRFAEDPRNVRLGLAADGFNPFGAMRTNYSVWPVVLIPYNRPP; this comes from the coding sequence ATGTCAATCGATAAGTCATGGATTGGAAAACCACGAACCACGCATGAGTATAAAGATGGTTTAAACAAGTTTTTGGATTTTGCTTTTGAGCATCGATCTCTCGCGGGTCGTCAGATTAAATGCCCTTGTCCGGTGTGTGGTTTTGGCAAGTGGCAAACAAGGGAGAAAGTTTTTGAACATTTAATAGTCAAGCCATTTCCAGAAAACTACAAAGTTTGGTATTGGCATGGTGAAGAAGTAGTTGGAGTTGGGTCACAAGTTCATCAAACTAGTCATATTGTACAAGATGATTCGACATCTCAGCATCCAATGGTAACAATGCTCAATGACGCGTTTGGAGCTGCTGGACCTGACTTGAATGTAGATGGAGATGGAGATGAAGACAACATAGAAGATGGAGATGGAGACAATGCAGCAAATGAAGAGCACAATGGAGAAAATGTAGAATTTTACAAGTTGTTAGAAGATGGCAATGAACAATTGTATGAAGGGTGCACAAAGTATTCAAAACTGTCTTTCTTAATTAGTCTGTATCACATAAAGTGCTTATATAGAATAAGCGACAAAGCCATGACCGAAATCCTCAAGTTATTAAAAGATGCTTTTGGAAATGCAAAGATTTCAAATACATTCTATGAGGCCAAGAAAACCATAAATAAACTAGGGCTTAATTATACCAAGATACCTGCTTGCCCTAATGACTGCATGTTATATTGGGGGGAGGATGAAGATTTGCAAGAATGCAAAAGATGCAAGACATCTAAATGGAGCGATTCTAAAAAGAAGAAACCAGCAAAGATCTTGCGATACTTTCCACTAAAACCGAGACTTCAACGATTATTCATGTGTTCTAAGACTGCTCAATCAATGCAATGGCATGCTTCGGCAGAAAAGAAAGATTCGAAGATGAGGCATCCGCGGGATTCTGAAGCTTGGAAGACATTTGATTTACTTCATGATAGGTTTGCCGAGGATCCTCGAAATGTACGTCTTGGTCTTGCAGCTGATGGATTCAACCCTTTTGGAGCTATGCGTACAAACTATAGCGTTTGGCCAGTGGTGCTTATTCCATACAATCGGCCTCCATAG